A single genomic interval of Bradyrhizobium sp. sBnM-33 harbors:
- a CDS encoding 3-keto-5-aminohexanoate cleavage protein has translation MGDKAVITCALNGVLTDPKQHNVPVTPEQMAREARAAFDAGASIMHIHLRQQEPNKGHLPSWDVSVSKEIQQAIREACPGVIINHTTGTSGPKYQGALDCVRETRPEIAACNAGSLNYLKVKSDNTWAWPPMMFDNAVEKVQDYLDVMKEAGTIPEFECFDVGIVRCVGMYVQTGMYTGPLEYNFVMGVASGMPADPELLPILLKLMRPKSHWQVTAIGRAEIWPLHQRCAELGGHLRTGLEDTFYLADGTKVTSNGQLIEAIAACARRAGREVASPAEARQIFGTRH, from the coding sequence GTGTTGACCGATCCGAAGCAGCACAACGTACCTGTGACGCCGGAGCAGATGGCGCGTGAGGCCAGGGCCGCGTTCGATGCCGGCGCGAGCATCATGCACATCCATTTGCGCCAGCAGGAGCCGAACAAGGGGCATCTGCCGTCCTGGGACGTCAGCGTTTCCAAAGAGATCCAGCAGGCGATCCGCGAAGCCTGTCCCGGCGTCATCATCAATCACACCACGGGCACCTCGGGCCCGAAATATCAGGGGGCGCTCGACTGCGTGCGCGAGACGAGGCCCGAGATCGCGGCCTGCAACGCCGGCTCGCTGAATTATCTCAAGGTGAAGTCCGACAATACCTGGGCCTGGCCGCCGATGATGTTCGATAACGCGGTCGAGAAGGTGCAGGACTATCTCGACGTGATGAAGGAAGCGGGCACGATTCCGGAGTTCGAATGTTTCGACGTCGGCATCGTGCGCTGCGTCGGCATGTACGTGCAAACCGGCATGTACACCGGGCCGCTCGAATATAATTTCGTGATGGGCGTTGCCTCCGGCATGCCGGCCGATCCCGAATTGCTGCCGATCCTGTTGAAGCTGATGCGGCCGAAATCGCATTGGCAGGTCACCGCGATCGGCCGCGCCGAAATCTGGCCGCTGCACCAGCGCTGCGCCGAACTCGGTGGGCACCTGCGCACTGGGCTGGAGGATACTTTTTATCTCGCCGACGGTACCAAGGTGACTTCGAATGGGCAACTGATCGAAGCCATCGCCGCCTGCGCGCGGCGAGCGGGACGCGAGGTCGCGAGTCCGGCGGAGGCCAGGCAGATTTTTGGAACTAGGCATTGA
- a CDS encoding acyl-CoA carboxylase subunit beta: MAVIESTISRSSAAYKANRDGMLALITRMRALEDRTRAASAAAKDRFHKRGQLLPRERVALVLDPGSPFIELSTLAGYMFDVPDAEKSVPGGGVIAGIGFVSDIRCMVSANDSGIDAGALQPYGLDKTLRVQELALENKLPYLQLVESAGANLLRYRVEDFIRGGNIFRNLARLSAAGLPVVTVTHGSSTAGGAYQTGLSDYIVMVRGRTRAFLAGPPLLKAATGEIATEEELGGAEMHTSISGLGDYLAEDDRDALRIARDIMANLEWDRRKPAALSFKPPRYDAEELLGIMPMDHKRPVDMRQAIARFVDDSDFTEFGANYGPATVCGHARIEGQAIGIITNNGPLDVPGANKATHFIQACCQSRTPLLYMNNTTGYMVGRAYEEAGMIKHGSKMIQAVTSATVPQITIYCGASFGAGNYGMCGRGFHPRFCFSWPNAKTAVMGGEQAAETMAIVTEAAAARRGKPIEKEKLEAMKAQITGVFDGQMDVFSTSARVLDDGVIDPRDTRSVLSEVLAICREAEARTPQRMQFSVARP, translated from the coding sequence ATGGCTGTAATTGAATCCACCATCTCCCGCTCGAGCGCCGCTTACAAAGCCAACCGCGACGGCATGCTGGCGCTGATCACACGGATGCGGGCGCTGGAAGATCGCACGCGTGCCGCATCGGCCGCGGCCAAGGATCGCTTCCACAAGCGAGGTCAATTGCTGCCGCGCGAGCGGGTGGCGCTGGTGCTCGACCCCGGCTCGCCTTTCATCGAGCTTTCCACGCTCGCCGGCTACATGTTCGACGTGCCGGATGCCGAGAAGAGCGTTCCCGGCGGCGGCGTGATCGCGGGCATCGGCTTCGTCTCCGACATCCGCTGCATGGTCAGCGCCAACGATTCCGGCATCGACGCCGGCGCGCTGCAACCGTACGGCCTCGACAAGACGCTGCGGGTGCAGGAACTGGCGCTCGAAAACAAGCTGCCTTACCTGCAACTGGTCGAAAGCGCCGGCGCCAATCTGCTGCGCTATCGCGTTGAGGACTTTATCCGCGGCGGCAACATTTTTCGCAATCTCGCGCGGTTGTCGGCCGCTGGCCTGCCCGTCGTCACCGTGACGCATGGATCGTCAACGGCGGGCGGCGCCTACCAGACCGGACTATCCGACTACATCGTCATGGTCCGCGGCCGTACCCGCGCGTTCCTCGCCGGGCCGCCACTGCTGAAGGCCGCAACGGGAGAGATCGCGACGGAGGAGGAACTCGGTGGAGCCGAGATGCACACCTCCATTTCAGGGCTCGGCGACTATCTCGCCGAAGACGACCGCGACGCGCTGCGCATCGCGCGCGACATCATGGCCAACCTGGAATGGGACCGGCGGAAGCCTGCGGCGTTATCCTTCAAGCCGCCACGTTATGACGCCGAGGAACTGCTCGGCATCATGCCGATGGACCACAAGCGTCCCGTCGATATGCGCCAGGCCATCGCGCGCTTTGTCGACGATTCCGATTTCACCGAATTCGGCGCGAATTACGGCCCGGCGACGGTCTGTGGCCACGCCCGCATCGAAGGACAGGCGATCGGGATCATCACCAACAACGGCCCGCTCGACGTGCCCGGCGCCAATAAGGCGACGCATTTCATCCAGGCCTGCTGCCAGTCGCGCACGCCGCTGCTCTACATGAACAACACCACCGGCTACATGGTAGGCCGAGCCTACGAGGAAGCCGGCATGATCAAGCACGGCTCCAAGATGATCCAGGCGGTGACCTCGGCGACCGTGCCGCAGATTACGATCTATTGCGGAGCGTCGTTCGGGGCCGGCAATTACGGCATGTGCGGGCGCGGCTTCCATCCGCGCTTCTGCTTCTCCTGGCCCAATGCCAAGACTGCCGTGATGGGCGGCGAGCAGGCCGCCGAGACCATGGCAATCGTGACCGAGGCGGCCGCCGCGCGGCGGGGCAAGCCGATCGAGAAGGAAAAGCTGGAGGCGATGAAGGCGCAGATCACCGGCGTGTTCGACGGCCAGATGGACGTGTTCTCGACCAGCGCGCGCGTGCTCGATGACGGCGTGATCGATCCCCGCGATACCCGCAGCGTACTTTCCGAGGTGCTGGCGATCTGCCGCGAGGCCGAAGCCCGCACGCCGCAGCGCATGCAATTCTCGGTCGCCCGGCCATGA
- a CDS encoding acetyl/propionyl/methylcrotonyl-CoA carboxylase subunit alpha, translating to MKRTPFFKILIANRGEIALRIMRTARRLGYGVVAVYSDADRDSLHVREADQAVRIGEALPAQSYLRIDAIIAAAKASGAGAVHPGYGFLAENEDFAQACRDAGLVFIGPSPEAIRAMGNKAGAKDIMREAGVPVVPGYQGTDQSDAVMLAEARKIGFPVMIKAVAGGGGRGMRLVEDAAAFPDALRSARSEAQGAFSDPTVILERAIIDPRHIEIQVFGDRYGNAIHLGERDCSVQRRHQKLIEEAPSPKVTPELRARMGAVAVAAVKSIGYEGAGTLEFLLDPSGEFYFMEMNTRLQVEHPVTEAITGLDLVELQLRIAAGQPLGLKQEDVRFSGHAIEVRLCSEDADHDFMPQSGRMALWQMPDGIRVEHALRSGSEIPPFYDSMVAKIISHGADRNEARGRLICGLEQLAAFGVTTNQEFLISCLRHPAFAKGEATTAFIGNHRDELLASRANDETGATLAALLLYVTNSHAPPWRSGRSLATTFPLTMRIDLGHAFEVDIVRNRDGSYVAGLDGNERRFEIDELGADTIRFRTDGLMESARFLRDGGRLYILHRGASIAARDLTLAAPASTAAADGDGKVRATMNGRVVAVLVTPGEQVAVGQPVMTLEAMKMEHVHTAGVSGTVSAIDVAEGEQVTTGRIVVEIAAG from the coding sequence ATGAAGCGAACGCCATTCTTCAAGATCCTCATCGCCAACCGCGGCGAGATCGCGCTGCGGATCATGCGCACCGCGCGCCGCCTGGGCTATGGCGTGGTTGCCGTCTATTCCGATGCCGATCGTGATTCGCTGCACGTGCGCGAGGCGGACCAGGCCGTGCGCATCGGCGAGGCGCTGCCGGCGCAATCCTACCTGCGGATAGATGCGATCATCGCCGCCGCCAAAGCCAGCGGGGCCGGCGCGGTGCATCCGGGCTACGGCTTCCTCGCCGAAAACGAGGATTTTGCGCAGGCCTGCCGCGATGCCGGACTGGTCTTCATCGGGCCGTCGCCGGAGGCGATCCGGGCGATGGGTAACAAGGCCGGCGCCAAGGACATCATGCGGGAGGCTGGCGTGCCTGTCGTGCCCGGCTATCAGGGCACGGACCAGAGCGACGCAGTGATGCTGGCAGAGGCCAGGAAGATCGGTTTCCCCGTGATGATCAAGGCGGTTGCGGGCGGTGGCGGTCGCGGCATGCGTCTTGTCGAAGACGCCGCGGCATTTCCGGATGCGCTGCGCAGCGCAAGGTCAGAGGCGCAAGGCGCGTTCAGTGATCCCACGGTGATCCTGGAGCGCGCCATCATCGATCCCCGCCACATCGAAATCCAGGTGTTCGGCGATCGCTACGGCAATGCCATTCATCTCGGCGAGCGCGATTGCTCGGTGCAACGCCGACACCAGAAGCTGATCGAGGAGGCGCCGTCGCCGAAGGTGACGCCGGAATTGCGGGCGCGCATGGGCGCCGTCGCGGTCGCTGCCGTCAAATCGATCGGTTATGAGGGCGCGGGTACGCTGGAGTTCCTGCTCGATCCGTCCGGCGAGTTCTATTTCATGGAAATGAACACGCGCCTGCAGGTCGAGCATCCCGTCACCGAAGCGATTACCGGGCTCGATCTGGTCGAACTGCAGTTGCGCATTGCCGCCGGCCAGCCGCTCGGGCTCAAGCAGGAAGACGTCAGATTCTCCGGCCACGCCATCGAGGTGCGGCTGTGCTCGGAGGACGCGGATCATGACTTCATGCCGCAATCGGGCCGAATGGCGCTGTGGCAGATGCCCGACGGCATCCGCGTCGAGCACGCGCTGCGATCGGGCTCGGAGATTCCGCCGTTCTACGATTCGATGGTCGCCAAGATCATCAGCCACGGTGCCGACCGCAACGAGGCCCGCGGCCGGTTGATCTGTGGGCTGGAGCAACTGGCAGCGTTTGGGGTGACTACCAATCAGGAGTTTCTGATCTCCTGCCTGCGCCATCCTGCCTTTGCGAAGGGCGAAGCGACCACGGCCTTCATCGGCAATCACCGCGACGAACTGCTGGCGTCGCGTGCGAACGACGAGACGGGCGCTACGTTGGCGGCATTGTTGCTTTACGTCACCAACTCGCATGCGCCGCCCTGGCGCAGCGGACGCAGTCTGGCGACGACGTTCCCGCTGACGATGCGGATCGACCTTGGCCACGCGTTCGAGGTTGATATCGTTCGGAACCGCGACGGAAGTTATGTCGCCGGCCTCGATGGCAACGAGCGGCGTTTCGAGATCGACGAGCTTGGCGCCGACACGATCCGCTTTCGCACCGATGGCTTGATGGAGTCAGCGAGATTTCTGCGCGACGGCGGTCGTCTGTACATCCTGCATCGCGGAGCCTCGATTGCCGCCCGCGATCTGACGCTGGCCGCACCGGCCTCCACTGCGGCGGCGGACGGCGACGGCAAGGTGCGCGCGACAATGAACGGCCGCGTGGTCGCCGTGCTGGTCACGCCCGGCGAGCAGGTTGCGGTCGGCCAGCCCGTGATGACGCTGGAGGCAATGAAGATGGAGCACGTGCATACGGCTGGTGTTTCGGGCACGGTGTCGGCGATCGATGTGGCCGAGGGCGAGCAGGTGACGACGGGGCGGATCGTCGTGGAGATTGCAGCGGGCTGA